The genomic DNA AGGGGGTAATATTATGGGATTATTCGGAAGTAAAGATAATTGTTGTATTTGTGGAGAAAAAGGAAAACAAAAAATAGCTGATGGATGGTTGTGTAAAGAGTGTTTTAAGAAATATGCAGTTGCCACCTTTACTCCAGGAAATACTTTATATCGTGGGTTACCAACTAAATTAGAGGTAGAGAAGGCTATTGAATCAAAAGATGATAAAGAAAAAGAGCTTAAAAATTTTAATCCTACAAAAAAAATATTAAAATTTATGGAATTTGATGATAATAATAAGAAATTTATTGTTTTAAATGGGTTTAATAGAGAAAAAGTGAATTTAAGTGTTTATAATTACAGTGATGTTATAGAATATGAACTTCTAGAAAATGGCGAAACTGTGACTAAAGGAGGGATAG from Clostridioides difficile ATCC 9689 = DSM 1296 includes the following:
- a CDS encoding SHOCT domain-containing protein, with protein sequence MGLFGSKDNCCICGEKGKQKIADGWLCKECFKKYAVATFTPGNTLYRGLPTKLEVEKAIESKDDKEKELKNFNPTKKILKFMEFDDNNKKFIVLNGFNREKVNLSVYNYSDVIEYELLENGETVTKGGIGRALAGGALFGGVGAVVGGVTAKRTTKAFIDSLKIKITLNNLSNPNVYVNLIQLRTKSNSSIYKMAYSSAQEILSVLAIIVKDNEAVNIQNNSNDAIQQVKGLKELLDLGAITEEEFNTKKKELLNL